The proteins below are encoded in one region of Nitrosomonas ureae:
- a CDS encoding LysM peptidoglycan-binding domain-containing protein, with amino-acid sequence MIIKRNVIFAILFLLISAACSFLSFNAFADRLLHDKAQHSSNLWERIRNGFALALPPSPNNKAIRKIALNYIQNPHAFNSIVANGERYLFYIMEEVERRGMPMEIALLPIIESAYDPLIKSNSQTAGLWQFIPETGRILGLEQNVWHDDRRDIVASTQAALDYLQYLYLKFDNWKLALAAYNLGEGAVSKILAKHIHKGRTVNFYDVNLPVEVKHYVYKILAIKDIVANAKKYGIQLRSIPNRPYFDTVKIHEHIDIPLVTRLANISEVEFTALNPAYNRYVIKVSNEPRTLLIPREKKEIFVRNLETYHDPRISWQFYRVKKGEKINEIATRHETTVKQLQTINGIARNKNLTLGQKILVPQIVAGNQIARSSWKIPTQRNQSVVYVVKKGDTLYEIAKRYRTTVDQIKHWNNSDENLSIGQKLVMLRG; translated from the coding sequence ATGATTATAAAAAGAAATGTCATTTTTGCTATATTATTCTTACTGATTTCCGCTGCGTGTTCTTTTTTATCGTTTAATGCATTTGCAGATCGATTATTGCACGACAAAGCTCAGCATAGTTCAAATTTGTGGGAACGTATTCGTAACGGGTTTGCATTAGCCCTCCCACCTTCTCCGAATAATAAAGCAATTCGCAAGATTGCGCTCAATTATATACAGAATCCCCACGCATTTAACAGCATTGTCGCAAACGGTGAACGTTATTTGTTTTATATAATGGAGGAAGTTGAGCGTCGTGGAATGCCGATGGAAATAGCATTGCTGCCGATAATAGAAAGCGCTTATGATCCTTTGATAAAATCAAATAGCCAAACAGCAGGGCTGTGGCAATTTATTCCGGAAACAGGGCGAATCCTGGGCTTGGAACAAAATGTCTGGCATGATGATCGGCGCGACATTGTGGCATCAACTCAAGCGGCTCTTGATTATCTTCAATATCTTTATCTAAAATTCGATAATTGGAAGCTGGCGTTAGCGGCTTACAATCTGGGTGAAGGTGCTGTAAGCAAAATTCTGGCAAAGCACATCCATAAAGGAAGGACCGTTAATTTTTATGATGTGAATTTGCCGGTTGAGGTTAAGCATTATGTTTACAAGATTTTGGCCATAAAAGATATCGTTGCCAATGCTAAAAAATATGGTATACAGCTACGGTCGATACCAAATCGCCCGTACTTTGATACTGTAAAGATTCATGAACACATCGATATTCCGCTCGTTACACGCCTTGCTAATATTTCCGAGGTTGAATTCACAGCGCTAAATCCGGCTTATAATCGTTACGTTATTAAAGTCAGTAATGAGCCTCGTACTTTATTGATACCAAGAGAAAAGAAAGAGATATTTGTTAGAAATCTGGAAACTTATCATGATCCTAGAATTTCATGGCAATTTTATCGAGTCAAGAAAGGAGAGAAAATTAATGAGATCGCTACTCGGCATGAGACTACTGTAAAACAGCTCCAAACAATCAATGGGATTGCTCGAAACAAAAATCTTACACTAGGTCAAAAAATATTGGTGCCTCAAATTGTGGCAGGAAATCAAATCGCTCGATCATCCTGGAAGATACCAACACAACGTAATCAATCTGTTGTTTATGTGGTGAAAAAAGGCGATACCCTATATGAAATTGCAAAGCGTTATCGCACAACAGTTGATCAAATTAAACACTGGAATAATAGCGATGAAAATTTGTCCATAGGTCAGAAGCTGGTCATGCTAAGAGGCTAA
- a CDS encoding M17 family metallopeptidase translates to MLASLFQNISSIDQSIKTPHILVVLPKLDKLPKKYSIPGEEPLNKLLLRRNMELTELSETPVSANLQNGELCSWVMLDTDKPIFEQQTRLRKAIKFLLLENPDEIHIAVYGTLQQKRNFAELAVYTVWINGAVLPMRKSKPIRKPLIKMFLYGYQDANNFSLQRALAEGNLLARGLTALPANELMPKTYRQQIKKLAENEGWKYQEFDFNKLKEMGAGAFIAVAQGSDTEDAAIVHLQHNCKPGSQNKKIAIVGKGICFDTGGYNIKPARYMQGMHEDMNGSAVALGILLAATRAEIPVTIDCWLAIAQNHISPRAYKQNDIISALNGLSIEIVHTDAEGRMVLADTLTLASQQKPDLIIDFATLTGSMKTALGSRYSGIFSNQDDLCQKAIVAGTKSGERVCVFPMDTDYEESLESDIADIKQCQLDGDFDHILAACFLKRFIQNTPWLHVDLSASNHKGGLGAVNSEITGFGVNWAIEFLKNIE, encoded by the coding sequence ATGCTGGCATCCCTTTTCCAGAATATATCATCTATTGATCAATCAATTAAAACACCTCATATTCTCGTAGTACTTCCTAAGTTAGACAAGTTACCCAAGAAATATAGTATTCCCGGTGAAGAGCCTCTGAATAAATTACTATTGCGGCGCAATATGGAATTAACAGAGCTTAGCGAAACTCCCGTGAGTGCAAATCTCCAGAATGGTGAATTATGTAGTTGGGTAATGCTTGATACTGACAAACCCATTTTTGAACAACAAACGCGCCTACGCAAGGCAATAAAATTTCTGCTTCTAGAAAATCCGGATGAAATACATATTGCTGTTTATGGCACCCTGCAGCAAAAAAGAAACTTTGCTGAACTGGCTGTTTACACAGTTTGGATCAATGGAGCTGTATTGCCGATGCGCAAAAGTAAACCGATCAGGAAACCGCTGATTAAGATGTTTCTATATGGCTATCAAGATGCTAATAATTTTTCCTTGCAACGTGCATTAGCAGAAGGAAATTTATTAGCGCGCGGATTAACTGCTCTTCCTGCAAATGAATTAATGCCTAAGACTTATCGACAACAGATCAAGAAACTGGCTGAAAATGAGGGATGGAAGTATCAAGAATTTGATTTTAATAAATTGAAAGAAATGGGAGCAGGCGCTTTTATTGCGGTTGCACAAGGAAGCGACACAGAAGATGCTGCTATTGTACATTTACAGCATAATTGCAAGCCTGGCTCCCAAAATAAAAAAATTGCGATTGTGGGCAAAGGTATTTGCTTCGATACTGGTGGTTACAATATAAAACCAGCTCGCTATATGCAGGGCATGCACGAAGATATGAATGGCTCTGCTGTTGCTTTAGGTATTCTTCTTGCAGCCACACGCGCCGAAATACCTGTCACAATTGATTGTTGGCTTGCCATTGCACAAAACCATATCAGCCCGCGTGCCTATAAGCAAAACGATATTATTTCAGCATTAAACGGATTATCGATTGAAATCGTACACACTGACGCTGAAGGTCGAATGGTTTTGGCAGATACATTGACTTTAGCAAGTCAACAAAAACCTGATCTGATCATTGACTTTGCCACTTTAACAGGCAGTATGAAAACAGCTTTGGGATCCCGATATAGCGGAATTTTCAGCAATCAAGATGATTTATGCCAGAAAGCTATTGTCGCAGGAACGAAAAGTGGAGAACGTGTTTGTGTTTTTCCGATGGATACAGATTATGAAGAAAGTCTTGAAAGCGATATCGCCGATATCAAACAATGTCAGTTAGACGGGGATTTCGATCATATACTTGCTGCATGTTTTTTAAAACGATTCATACAGAACACGCCATGGTTACACGTGGATTTATCCGCGAGCAATCACAAAGGGGGGTTAGGTGCGGTTAACAGTGAGATTACAGGATTTGGTGTTAATTGGGCTATTGAATTTCTTAAAAATATTGAATAG
- a CDS encoding thymidylate synthase, translating to MRQYLELMQHVIDYGFQKTDRTGIGTLSIFGHQMRFNLNDGFPLVTTKKCHLKSIIHELLWFIRGDTNVRYLHKYGVSIWDEWADVNGNLGPIYGQQWRSWMSADGQEIDQLQQVIKQIIDTPDSRRMLVSSWNVGELHRMRLPPCHALFQFYVADNKLSCQLYQRSADIFLGVPFNIASYALLTMMIAQVSNLGIGEFVHTLGDAHLYLNHLEHAREQLSREPRSLPVMRLNPIIRTISEFEYEDFVLEGYDPHPLIKAPVAV from the coding sequence ATGCGTCAATATCTCGAATTAATGCAACATGTTATTGATTACGGTTTTCAAAAAACAGATCGAACGGGTATTGGTACATTATCGATTTTTGGTCATCAAATGCGTTTTAATCTAAATGATGGTTTCCCGTTAGTTACAACCAAGAAATGTCATTTAAAGTCAATCATTCATGAGCTGTTATGGTTTATTCGGGGTGATACCAATGTACGTTATCTACATAAATATGGTGTTTCAATTTGGGATGAGTGGGCTGACGTAAATGGCAATCTGGGTCCTATTTACGGTCAACAATGGCGTTCCTGGATGAGTGCAGACGGACAGGAAATTGATCAGCTTCAGCAGGTAATTAAACAGATTATAGATACACCTGATTCGCGTCGAATGCTGGTTTCTTCGTGGAATGTAGGTGAATTGCACAGAATGCGATTGCCTCCATGTCACGCTCTTTTTCAATTCTATGTCGCCGATAATAAGTTATCGTGTCAGCTCTATCAGCGAAGTGCGGATATTTTCTTGGGCGTGCCATTTAATATTGCTTCGTACGCCTTGCTAACAATGATGATTGCGCAGGTTAGTAATCTCGGGATAGGGGAGTTCGTTCATACGTTAGGCGATGCGCATCTTTATCTGAATCATTTGGAACACGCGCGCGAGCAGTTATCGCGTGAGCCACGGTCATTGCCCGTAATGAGATTAAATCCGATAATACGAACAATTTCCGAGTTTGAATATGAGGATTTTGTCTTGGAGGGCTATGATCCTCATCCATTAATCAAAGCACCTGTAGCCGTATGA
- a CDS encoding dihydrofolate reductase, with product MISMRLSILVAMAKNRVIGGNNQLPWHLPADLKHFKFLTMGQTIVMGRKTYESIGRPLPGRENIIITRQSGYDVPGATVVNSLQDALLICEESSTINKESFIIGGEKLYRQTLDICQRMYITEIQSDFEGDVVFPEFNRNNWEEIQRDKHISVNDAQIEYHFVILERKV from the coding sequence ATGATTTCAATGCGTCTTTCTATCCTGGTGGCTATGGCTAAGAATCGAGTTATTGGCGGAAATAATCAATTGCCCTGGCATTTACCGGCTGATCTTAAGCACTTTAAGTTCCTGACAATGGGTCAAACCATTGTGATGGGAAGAAAAACCTATGAGTCTATCGGTAGACCGTTACCCGGACGAGAGAATATTATTATTACCCGACAATCAGGCTATGACGTGCCGGGAGCAACTGTAGTGAATTCTCTTCAAGATGCCTTGTTGATATGCGAAGAAAGCAGTACGATCAATAAGGAAAGCTTTATTATTGGTGGTGAGAAACTGTACCGGCAAACGCTGGATATTTGTCAAAGAATGTATATTACTGAAATTCAGAGTGATTTTGAAGGTGATGTAGTTTTTCCGGAATTTAATCGCAACAACTGGGAAGAAATACAGCGCGATAAACATATATCAGTGAATGATGCGCAAATCGAATATCATTTTGTCATTCTTGAGCGTAAAGTATGA
- a CDS encoding type III PLP-dependent enzyme, with the protein MPKLASSLQQHNQSEVLFDTHPEISLNFEHVQDTLKNGYQRPFLLVDSDIVRHKSRRFITVMPRVHPHYAVKANPDERVLNTLIDEGVGFEIASIAELDLLLKLGVPAAEIFYSNPMKSRAYIEYAAAKGVEWYVLDSIEELRKIVSVRPDAKMYLRIDTPNIGSDWPLAGKFGTHLADINEIIHEAVRLKADLAGVTFHVGSQCRNPQNWRVGIERAKKVFAEMRCVGLNPRLLNVGGGYPVRHVKPIPSIEIIAEVINEAIADLPESIRIMAEPGRYLVSDSAYFVCRVVGTATRNGKRWMYWDAGMFGGVIEMTEGLRYEILTDRKGNNIPWSIAGPTCDSVDILMHELMLPNNIQEGDFIYIPNAGAYTTAYASNFNGFPLPDVKVI; encoded by the coding sequence ATGCCTAAACTCGCATCTTCACTTCAGCAGCATAATCAATCTGAAGTTCTGTTCGACACTCATCCCGAAATTAGTCTTAATTTTGAACATGTTCAAGATACCCTGAAAAATGGCTATCAACGCCCTTTTTTACTAGTGGACAGCGATATTGTCCGACATAAGTCCCGACGTTTTATTACCGTCATGCCCCGGGTTCATCCACATTATGCTGTCAAAGCAAATCCTGATGAGCGTGTACTTAATACTTTGATCGATGAAGGCGTTGGATTTGAAATCGCCTCTATTGCCGAGCTGGACTTGCTACTTAAGTTAGGCGTACCGGCTGCTGAAATATTTTATAGTAATCCGATGAAATCCCGTGCTTACATAGAATATGCTGCTGCCAAAGGGGTTGAATGGTATGTGCTCGATAGCATTGAGGAACTACGAAAAATTGTCAGCGTCAGGCCGGATGCCAAAATGTACTTGCGTATTGATACACCGAATATTGGCAGTGACTGGCCGTTAGCTGGAAAATTTGGCACGCATCTTGCCGATATTAATGAGATTATTCATGAAGCTGTGAGACTCAAAGCAGATCTGGCCGGCGTCACTTTCCATGTCGGTTCTCAATGCCGTAATCCACAAAATTGGCGCGTTGGTATCGAACGTGCAAAGAAAGTCTTTGCTGAAATGCGATGTGTCGGCTTGAACCCCCGATTGCTGAATGTTGGTGGAGGCTATCCAGTTCGACATGTCAAACCCATTCCTTCAATCGAAATCATCGCAGAAGTTATCAACGAAGCCATTGCTGATTTACCGGAAAGCATCCGCATTATGGCAGAACCAGGCCGTTACCTAGTATCTGATTCAGCTTATTTTGTATGTCGCGTCGTGGGTACCGCAACCCGTAATGGAAAACGATGGATGTATTGGGATGCAGGTATGTTTGGCGGTGTCATAGAAATGACTGAAGGATTGCGTTATGAAATCCTAACAGACCGAAAAGGCAATAACATCCCTTGGTCAATTGCAGGCCCCACTTGTGATTCAGTTGATATCTTGATGCATGAGTTGATGCTACCAAATAATATACAGGAAGGAGATTTCATTTATATACCGAACGCAGGTGCTTACACTACCGCATACGCAAGTAATTTCAATGGATTTCCTTTACCTGATGTGAAAGTGATCTGA
- a CDS encoding TIGR03790 family protein, whose protein sequence is MTQENFTLIQQFFVLLMFISLSAALPVEAQNRISLPRTSLGPNDIAVIINENDPLSRQIGNYYLQARQIPETNIIKLRFSSKLSIITPKEFKQLKATIDQLTPKHVQAFAVAWTTPYRVGCMSLTSALAFGFDKKYCAEPCGSTALSPYFNSSSLYPYDDYKLRPAMMLAGTSFEHIKALIDRGIRSDYSFPKGQAYLMNTSDKARNSRATSFTQAAEELGELFPLQILAADYISERKDVLFYFTGLKKVPMLETLYFLPGALADHLTSAGGMLTDSPQMSSLRWLEAGATASYGTVVEPCSFSQKFPSPIVTMFQYALGASALEAYWKSVA, encoded by the coding sequence TTGACGCAAGAAAATTTCACCTTGATCCAGCAATTTTTCGTCTTACTGATGTTTATCTCTCTTTCCGCAGCTTTGCCAGTGGAAGCACAGAATCGTATTTCCTTGCCGCGAACAAGTTTGGGGCCCAATGATATCGCGGTCATCATTAATGAAAACGATCCATTGTCGCGACAAATAGGCAATTACTACCTGCAAGCTAGACAAATACCCGAAACAAACATCATTAAACTACGCTTCTCATCTAAACTTAGCATTATAACCCCAAAGGAATTCAAGCAACTAAAAGCAACTATTGACCAGCTTACCCCTAAACATGTGCAGGCATTCGCAGTTGCCTGGACTACGCCATACCGAGTTGGTTGCATGTCGTTAACATCCGCGTTGGCTTTTGGTTTCGACAAGAAATACTGCGCCGAACCCTGTGGATCGACCGCTCTTAGTCCTTATTTCAATTCGTCCAGCCTTTATCCCTACGACGATTACAAGCTGCGCCCTGCGATGATGCTGGCCGGAACCTCTTTCGAACACATCAAGGCATTGATCGACCGTGGCATACGTTCAGATTACAGCTTTCCTAAAGGCCAAGCCTATTTAATGAATACTTCGGATAAAGCACGCAACAGTCGGGCAACCAGCTTTACACAAGCTGCGGAAGAGCTGGGTGAGCTATTTCCCCTACAAATACTAGCAGCCGATTATATTTCTGAGCGCAAGGATGTGCTTTTTTACTTTACCGGTTTGAAAAAAGTGCCTATGCTCGAAACATTGTATTTTCTTCCAGGCGCTTTAGCAGATCATTTAACGTCAGCTGGCGGCATGTTGACTGATTCTCCGCAAATGAGCAGTTTACGATGGCTGGAGGCCGGAGCTACAGCAAGCTATGGAACCGTTGTTGAGCCGTGTAGTTTTTCACAAAAATTTCCCTCACCCATAGTTACCATGTTTCAGTATGCATTAGGTGCCTCTGCGCTTGAGGCCTATTGGAAAAGTGTTGCTTGA
- the dcd gene encoding dCTP deaminase, giving the protein MTIKSDKWIRRMVLEYGMIEPFEPDQIRQKDNQRIVSYGTSSYGYDIRCSDEFKLFTNINSTIVDPKNFDSNSFVDVKNNVCIIPPNSFALARTVEYFRIPRNILTICLGKSTYARCGIIVNVTPFEPEWEGYVTLEFSNTTPLPAKIYANEGVAQVIFFEADEVCETSYKDRGGKYQGQHGVTLPKI; this is encoded by the coding sequence ATGACAATTAAGTCAGACAAATGGATACGCCGCATGGTCCTGGAATACGGCATGATTGAGCCATTCGAACCCGATCAAATTCGTCAAAAGGATAATCAACGGATTGTTTCCTACGGCACATCAAGCTATGGTTACGATATCCGTTGTTCTGATGAATTTAAATTGTTCACCAATATCAATTCAACGATTGTTGATCCGAAGAATTTCGACTCCAACTCATTTGTTGATGTCAAAAATAATGTATGCATCATTCCACCCAATTCCTTCGCCCTGGCCCGCACTGTCGAATATTTCCGTATCCCGCGCAATATATTAACCATTTGTCTGGGCAAATCCACATACGCCCGCTGCGGCATCATTGTCAATGTAACCCCTTTTGAACCGGAGTGGGAAGGGTATGTGACATTGGAATTCTCCAATACCACACCTCTACCAGCTAAAATCTATGCCAATGAAGGTGTTGCACAAGTAATATTTTTTGAAGCGGATGAAGTTTGTGAAACTTCATATAAGGATCGAGGCGGCAAATATCAAGGACAGCATGGCGTGACGCTGCCAAAAATCTAA
- the apbC gene encoding iron-sulfur cluster carrier protein ApbC, with protein sequence MTISEQQIQVILSQTIDPTTGNDYITAKTVRSIRVEQNNAAIDIELGYPANSVKNAVQNQIIEALRSIPGIANIQVTVTSKIIPHGVQRGVKLIPSVKNIIAVASGKGGVGKSATAVNLALALAAEGASVGILDADIYGPSQPQMLGITGHPESFDGKTMEPMQAHGIQAMSIGLLVDVETPMVWRGPMVTQALQQLLNDTNWKDLDYLIVDLPPGTGDIQLTLAQKIPVTGAVIVTTPQDIALLDARKGLKMFEKVGIPILGIVENMSTHTCSQCGHTEPIFGTGGGEKMCQDYNVEFLGALPLDIKIREHTDTGKPSVVAEPEGKIAGIYRLIARRIAVKVAECAEDHSELFTKIIMEND encoded by the coding sequence GTGACCATTTCTGAACAACAAATACAAGTAATTCTCTCTCAGACCATTGATCCAACAACGGGCAATGATTATATCACCGCAAAAACCGTGCGTTCGATTCGGGTTGAGCAAAACAACGCTGCGATTGACATCGAATTGGGATATCCCGCCAATAGCGTTAAAAATGCGGTACAAAATCAGATCATCGAGGCTTTACGTTCAATACCCGGCATTGCAAATATCCAGGTGACGGTGACTAGTAAAATTATCCCGCATGGTGTGCAACGAGGTGTCAAACTGATTCCCAGTGTCAAAAATATCATCGCAGTCGCATCCGGCAAGGGTGGTGTCGGAAAATCCGCAACGGCAGTTAATCTGGCTCTGGCATTAGCAGCGGAAGGCGCATCCGTAGGCATTCTGGATGCCGATATTTATGGACCGTCACAACCTCAAATGCTAGGTATAACAGGACACCCGGAGTCATTTGATGGCAAAACCATGGAGCCAATGCAGGCACATGGTATTCAAGCGATGTCGATCGGTTTGCTGGTTGATGTTGAGACCCCGATGGTTTGGCGCGGCCCGATGGTTACGCAAGCCTTGCAGCAATTATTGAACGATACCAATTGGAAAGATCTGGATTATTTAATTGTTGATTTACCACCAGGCACTGGCGATATTCAATTGACGCTGGCGCAAAAAATACCGGTAACCGGCGCCGTGATTGTCACAACGCCGCAGGATATTGCCTTATTGGATGCTCGCAAGGGCTTAAAAATGTTTGAAAAAGTAGGTATTCCGATTCTGGGCATTGTCGAAAATATGAGCACGCATACCTGCTCACAATGTGGGCATACCGAACCGATATTTGGTACCGGCGGTGGTGAAAAGATGTGTCAGGATTACAATGTGGAATTTCTCGGTGCTTTGCCACTCGATATCAAAATTCGCGAGCATACGGATACGGGAAAACCCAGCGTCGTTGCTGAACCGGAAGGAAAAATAGCCGGAATCTACCGGTTGATTGCACGGCGCATTGCCGTCAAGGTCGCCGAATGCGCCGAAGATCATTCTGAATTGTTCACCAAAATCATTATGGAAAATGACTAG
- the metG gene encoding methionine--tRNA ligase, with the protein MSKRKILVTSALPYANGSIHLGHLVEYIQTDIWVRFQKMRGHEVYYVCADDTHGTPIMLRAEKEGITPEALIARVHSEHLGDFSGFHIQFDNYYSTHSAETRHFSEDIYAKLKAAGLIAVRGIEQLYDPVRNMFLPDRFVKGECPKCGAKDQYGDSCEVCGAAYVPTELKNPYSAVSGAKPINKSSEHYFFNLSDPRCVDFLRDWACEGNHLQLEAANKMREWVGETGENKLSDWDISRDAPYFGFEIPDAPGKYFYVWLDAPVGYMGSFKNLCERQGIQFDEFWQPQSDTELYHFIGKDILYFHALFWPAMLKNAGYRTPTKIFAHGFLTVNGEKMSKSRGTFITAESYLRQGLNPEWLRYYYAAKLNSTLEDIDLNLEDFVARVNSDLIGKFINIASRCAGFISKRFDGGLVDGAQYQALQQMVNKHFAAWRPDVIEQAFEAREYSAAIRQIMKFADEANEMIHQLAPWEIAKNPDRSDDLQRTCSLGVQLFYLLSRYLKPILPATAQQIEAFLNCAPLTWPQLRDAQPVSNLLLPAGHKINTYQHLMTRIDPKQIDALIAANTQSLAPTAQDVPIRHAEKKQHAVAPLAETISIDEFSKIDLRIAKIVNAEHVPGAEKLLKLTLDIGSEQRVVFAGIKSAYDPQLLKGRLTVMVANLAPRQMKFGLSEGMVLAAGSGNPGELFILSPDTGAQPGMRVK; encoded by the coding sequence ATGAGCAAGCGAAAAATTCTGGTTACTTCTGCACTTCCTTACGCCAACGGCAGTATCCATTTAGGTCATCTGGTGGAATATATTCAAACCGATATCTGGGTGCGATTTCAGAAAATGCGCGGACATGAGGTCTATTATGTGTGTGCCGATGATACGCATGGTACGCCGATTATGTTGCGCGCGGAAAAAGAAGGCATCACCCCGGAAGCTTTGATCGCGCGCGTTCATTCGGAGCACTTAGGAGATTTTAGCGGATTTCATATTCAATTTGACAATTATTACAGTACGCATTCAGCGGAAACACGGCATTTCTCCGAAGATATCTACGCTAAGCTAAAAGCTGCGGGTTTAATTGCTGTGCGTGGCATTGAACAACTTTACGATCCGGTCAGAAATATGTTCCTGCCGGACCGGTTTGTCAAAGGAGAGTGTCCGAAGTGCGGGGCAAAAGATCAGTACGGCGATTCGTGCGAGGTATGCGGCGCGGCGTATGTGCCAACCGAACTGAAAAATCCCTATTCCGCTGTATCGGGTGCAAAGCCGATCAATAAATCATCCGAACATTATTTCTTTAACTTGTCCGATCCTCGTTGCGTTGATTTTTTACGGGATTGGGCTTGTGAAGGCAATCATTTACAGCTTGAGGCCGCCAACAAAATGCGCGAGTGGGTCGGAGAAACAGGGGAAAATAAGCTTTCGGATTGGGATATTTCGCGCGATGCTCCTTATTTCGGTTTTGAAATTCCCGATGCACCCGGTAAGTATTTTTATGTCTGGCTTGATGCACCGGTGGGTTACATGGGTAGCTTCAAGAATTTATGCGAACGGCAAGGGATTCAGTTCGATGAATTTTGGCAGCCGCAATCCGATACGGAACTGTATCACTTCATTGGCAAGGATATTTTGTATTTTCACGCGCTATTTTGGCCTGCGATGCTGAAAAATGCCGGATATCGCACACCGACGAAGATTTTCGCGCATGGTTTTCTGACGGTGAATGGTGAAAAAATGAGCAAGTCGCGCGGCACGTTTATCACTGCGGAAAGTTATTTGAGACAAGGTTTGAACCCCGAATGGCTGCGTTACTACTACGCAGCCAAGCTGAACAGCACATTGGAAGATATCGACTTGAATCTGGAAGATTTCGTCGCGCGCGTCAATTCAGATTTGATTGGCAAGTTCATCAACATTGCTAGTCGCTGTGCGGGTTTTATCAGCAAACGATTTGATGGCGGATTGGTTGATGGCGCGCAGTATCAAGCTCTGCAGCAGATGGTGAATAAGCATTTTGCCGCATGGAGGCCGGATGTTATTGAACAAGCATTTGAAGCGCGTGAATATTCTGCCGCTATTCGCCAAATCATGAAATTTGCTGACGAAGCAAACGAAATGATTCACCAACTCGCGCCATGGGAAATCGCCAAAAATCCCGATCGTAGTGATGATTTGCAACGTACTTGCAGTCTTGGCGTTCAATTGTTTTATTTGCTATCGCGCTACCTGAAACCGATCCTGCCGGCCACTGCGCAACAAATAGAAGCCTTTCTTAATTGTGCACCTTTGACCTGGCCGCAGCTGCGCGACGCTCAACCGGTTTCCAATCTATTGCTGCCTGCGGGCCATAAGATCAATACTTACCAGCATTTGATGACACGTATCGATCCAAAGCAAATCGATGCGTTAATTGCAGCCAACACGCAAAGTTTGGCGCCTACAGCGCAAGATGTACCGATAAGGCATGCGGAGAAGAAACAACATGCAGTTGCGCCACTTGCCGAAACCATTTCCATCGACGAATTCAGTAAAATTGATTTGCGTATCGCTAAAATTGTCAATGCAGAGCACGTGCCAGGCGCGGAAAAATTATTGAAGCTAACGCTCGATATCGGCAGCGAGCAACGTGTGGTTTTTGCCGGTATTAAATCCGCCTACGATCCGCAACTGCTTAAAGGACGGCTGACCGTGATGGTTGCTAATCTCGCGCCACGGCAAATGAAATTCGGTTTATCGGAGGGCATGGTGTTGGCTGCGGGCAGCGGCAATCCAGGTGAGTTATTCATTTTGTCACCCGATACCGGTGCACAACCCGGAATGCGGGTTAAGTAA
- a CDS encoding DUF4440 domain-containing protein: MELNVFVKQIQQLELKLLQSDLAAHPELIDELLAENFEEVDSNGEIRTRNDVIDWLLHKDKHIQWTFKDFRIKALTDDMVLAIYSLHKPNHMNGAGSTRTSIWQYRKNQWKMVFHQASRKN, from the coding sequence ATGGAATTGAATGTTTTTGTTAAACAGATCCAACAATTGGAGCTTAAGTTATTGCAAAGTGATCTGGCTGCGCATCCTGAATTGATCGACGAATTGTTGGCGGAGAATTTTGAAGAAGTTGATAGTAACGGAGAAATTCGTACCAGAAACGACGTGATCGATTGGTTGTTACACAAAGATAAGCACATTCAATGGACCTTTAAGGATTTTCGTATTAAAGCATTAACTGATGATATGGTGCTGGCGATTTATTCGTTGCACAAACCGAATCACATGAATGGCGCAGGATCCACCAGAACCTCAATTTGGCAGTACCGGAAAAACCAGTGGAAAATGGTTTTTCACCAAGCATCCAGGAAAAATTAA